The window TGGGTATAAATTCTTTTGCCTGTGTGTGGATATCCAGGCTAATAGACTTGGTATTTCTCCAGTGCATTCTGAAAATGAACTGCATCTCTTGGAACAAATTACGTCAACATTTCTCACTTTGACCATTAAACCCATTGGCACAAaactgcaaaaaaaccaaacaaaacaacaacaacaaatcaaAACAATCACCTCTGATCAAACCCAAACCAGGCCTATGAGTTTGCAACAAGATCCAGCCCTGGGAAACATTACCTGGGGTTGGACAGGAAATATTTTAATGTACAGACTGATTCTGACACACTCAAAAAATGAATCAGCTTTGAACCAACATAAATAGGTTCCTTTAGTGCTGTTCATAACATAAACCTTtacttcaggggttctcaaactgggggttgggacccctaagggggtcatgaggttattacatggggggttgcgcgctgtatataaaaaagtgtttttaatgtatcggaggggtcacactcagaggcttgctgtgtgaaaggggtaacCAGTACAAAAAAGTCTGAGACCCCCTGCTTTACTTACTCCTGAAGAGTGCAATTCCAACATTCAGCCACCATccggcgaagtgggtattcacccatgaaagctcatgctccaatatgtctgttagtctataaggtgccacaggactcttggctgcTTATTCAGCCACCAGATGTCCCACTGTTTCAAAGCAGACCATTCAGCAACCATATCTGGCATGCATTCCTGGTATTAAAACATGACTGGTAACAATGGTTTCTAGAAATTTTTGTACTTGTTTTAATCTTGTATGGAAGGTAACTCCCCCTTTTTTAATATAGCTTTATACAACGAAAAAGTTGGCGTGAATGAGCGGAAAAGAAAGCGCAGAACCACCATAAGGTAATACAATACTTCTGAAAAGTATGTATTGGAAGTCCTTTTTCTTTCAGATCCTTATTAGGTTTGAAATCTAAGTTATACTTTTCCTTAGAAGCCCtatctagagctggttgaaaaaataaGTCAAAATTTGAAAAACAGACAAATTTTatgtgaaaattttcacaaaaaattTCATACCATTTATCAACCAACTAAGGAGCTGCACCAAAACTTTCAGcctttaaatttttttccaacaaccccccctacacacacattttttgtttgtaaaaAAATGTACCCATTTATGATCCCTGGTAATCCCATCCTTTAGATGTCCAACTCAGTAATAAGCTTCTGTACCCCACTGGCTGCTTATACAGCCTCTGAACTTCCTTTGTGGGAGGTTTGATGATACAGGAGCAATTGCACTACTTCTGCTATAACTTGTGGTGGTTAGTCCTGGTGGGTCTGGGGAAAAGCTTGCTGCAAAAAGCATcttcccctccctcagccaggGATCCGGATCCTCTGGAGCTTCTGCAGAATGGCTTTCACAGGCTGtaaagaaagaagggaggggagtgcagggttGCCAACTTCACACAGCAGGAAGTTGTCCCAGAAACCCTGAAAAGTCACTAGATGCTGCTATTTAAGCATTCAAAAGATGCCAAAAATgtcattaaataacatttccacaGAATTCAAcaaagaattgtgtgtgtgtgtgtgtatatatatatacacatacatacacacacactataaatTTGCATTGAACATAACACTGAAATAATACATTATAGAATTTCTATATACACTAATCACTGAAAATGTGTTTAGACTATAGGTCATATTCCAATAGGTGTTTGTCATAGAGTTTTGAAGTGCATTCCAGGGCTGCTTCTGCTGAAAGTGGGATTTGACTAGAGCTCCTGTTGGCAGAAGACGTTAtttactgtaactggaggttctttgagatgtgtggtccctatctggaTTCCAAATGTGGGTGCTCATGCATACTGTGCACCAGAACTGTTCATAATTGTGTCTATTGACCCACACATGCATTGTGCATCAACTGCGTGGCACGTCCGAGGCTTTAAGAGGCTGTGAGGATTGACACTGCTTCAGTTCCCTTGCACTAGTAAGTAACGGAGCCTGGAGTGGAAGGCGGATATTGGAATCCAAATGGGGACCACATATCTTAAGGAACCTCCAGTTACAAGAAACAAtcttttcttcaagtgatggtctgTATGTGGATTCCAAGTGTGGGAAAGTAGTGAGCAGTACTCACTGCAGAGGTGGGCATGAGGGCTCACCAGAAGTTACAGGCTGCAGGACAGCTCAGTCAACTGCTTTATCCACCACTGCAGCAGGGGCGAGGGCATAGGGGGCAGTAAAAGTGTGGACAGAGGACCAAGTGGTCTCCCAACAAATGTCCTGCCATGGAACATCTGTATGGAAGGCCGACGTGATGGTTTACGCACACATGGAGTAGGCTATGACCcttgatgggggcagggggaggagacaACGTGAGAGAGAGCATAGCAGTCCGATATAGAAAGGGAGATCCAGGGAGAGAGGGGTTGTGAAGAGAGGGTGTGGTCCCAGCAGCATTCTGCAATGGTAAGGAAGAGGCAGGATGAAGCTCAGAAGGCCCAAGTGCGGTACAGATAAAAGGCAAGCGCTTGGTGGATATCGAGGGTGTAGTGTGTGTTCCCTGTATGAGGCGTGTGATATAGGGTAGAATATGGGGACAATGTCCCTTGGAGCTGGCTTTCGCTGTTTTTGCACCTTTGGTGGCCCACATCTATGGAGttcagctccctctgcctgtggaaGCAGAGCCCATTAACAAAAGTATTTACATACATAAATAAGCAAAACCAGATGGGATAATACAACATTAATAAAATTATGTATTTTGAACCAATTATTAGCTAAACCATGATGAAACCTCTCTGCTGGGTTGTTCCAAACTATGATAACAACACCCAGGAATGGCTCCAGTGCACAGATCTGTCCCAATGCCTGTATTAGCACATATACAATCCCAGTGTCATCACAAAGAGCTTTGCACTAAATTTTGTTAAAGCCAGCATGACTCTAGATTTCTATGTTGGGGGGAATAATCTTCAGAGATCCATGGCGTTTAGTGTTTGTAGTCAAAGACCCTTTTTCTAATTACTGAAGAGGTCATAGTCCCAATATGAGACCCCTCTTCACAGGACAGATGTCATCTCCAATTCTTCATGGCACGCTGCTGCTTAGCTATCACTCCTGATGCATCAGTGCTATGCTGGCATCCATGAAACATCTGTGATTTGCAAGCCAGTAAAACTAAGTGGTTCCTTACAAACTATAAATGATGAGTTTTGTATACATACAGTACAAGGGGCACTCTGTGGACACAATAAGAAAATGTTCCCTGATCCCTTGGGGAGCATGGGACCCCAGTCTAGGAACCTCTTTAAGAATGAGCTGGAAGCATACCTTATCTGAACTTCACTCTCATTGAAGATAGGGAGAATTGTTAGGTAGGTTTCTTGAGGATGAAATAGAAGCTGGAGATGAAAAGCAGTGAGTGAGTTAGCCTACTCCAGTGCAGGAGCTTTGTATGACCTGATCAAACTATCCATAGTATGGATATgggaaattatattttattttcagctAGCTAGCATCAATAGCccaacattaaaaagaaaatgtattacTAATGAAATTACACTAAGGGCACTCTAAAGTTACATGCAACGTTATTCACCAGTACTAGAATTTCTGAAGTGGCTTGAACCTAACAGAAATAAACACGCTTCATATCTAGAATCAAGTGTACAGTGACCTCTTGTggacaaaaaaaaatacagctaaTGCTAAAACTAGGTGTGACAAGATCAAGCTTCTCATCctaattgcttttttaaaagcacatttcAGGCACTTATTCTTTTGGGAGCATAAAcagcacacaaaaaaaagaaGCCAGATTTCACCTATATTCAGCCTCACTGTCTGAATGTGGGAGGAAAATAGCACTTAACTTTTATGATGTACCAGCTCAACCACAGCACATTTTTGGGttctactgcaatgcaaatagtAGGCTAAAACTGACTTTTGGGGAGAGCATGATGGTTCTTGGGATAGGTTGCCTGCCATGTGCTATATAACTTGCATGAACTACCTTTAATGGGTTacccctaataataataataaagtcatTATTATTAGTATCTTTACCTTCAATCCACGCTGCTATCAGATTTTTGCAGCTCATGGCAGCATGGAACCATAATACCCTTTAAACTCAGGTTTTTACTGAGAGCAAAGCAGTTTCTTGCCTTTCTTAGTGCAATATTTTTAATGTTCATATCATTGCAGCTTAGTCTAAAATAGCAGCCATGACCTGAGTATGTCCAAAGTCAATAAAAGGGGCATTTTTATGTATCCCTTCTTCCAGCATTGCTGCTAAAGAAGCTCTAGAGAGAAACTTTGGGGAACAAAGTAAGCCTTCTTCTCAAGAGATTATGAGGATGGCTGAGGGGCTTAACCTTGAGAAGGAAGTTGTGAGAGTTTGGTTTTGCAACCGAAGACAAAGGGAAAAGAGAGTGAAGACAAGTTTACACCAGAACACCTTTAGTTCCATTATGAAGGAGCATCACGAGTGCCGGTAAATTTTCCTGTACATAGTTGAGGATTTCTGGgcatttaggatttttttttaaagtattttgtaaGTCTGAACAGAAACACGTTTCCTTTACAAGTTAGTCAATTTTAACTGtaataacttcagtgggctttatcTTAATGTAAAAAGATCGGAAACATTGTTACTATATGTATTTGAGCAGGAGAGACAGTTGCTTAGCTGTCAACTAGTCAATCTGCATTAGTTGATTAATGTGTTACAAATTGCACCCTAAGTACAATACACTCACTAGTTAATGTGAATTTTGCCCAAAAGATCTGGAATGATATCCTTTGTGTTAATTACAAAGAAGTTACTTACTGGTACTGCAGTGTGTGAAAATGTTGACTGCACATGCACACTTGTGTTATGTGCTCCTCACTCCAACAGCAATGAGCTTCACAAACCTTCTAGAAAAGCTACAGCTGTTAGGATCACTGAAGTGCCCCTTCCTAGCACCAAACCTTTAGAGCCAAGGGAGGAGGCTGTCTGATCAGGGGCTGGTCCTCCTGCTAAACTTCAGCATCATTGAACTCCGTGGAAAGTGACCTGGTaattaagggtacgtctacactacgggatcattccgattttacataaaccggttatataaaacagattgtataaagtcgagtgcacgcggccacactaagcacattaattcgacggtgtgcgtccatggtccgagacaagcgtcgatttctggagcgttgcactgtgggtagctatcccgtagctatcctatagttcccgcagtctccgctgccccttggaattctgggttgagagcccagtgcctgatggggcaaaaatcattgtcacgggtggttctgggtacagcctcacccctcccttcgtgaaagcagcagacaaccattttgcgccttttttcctgggtgaactgtgcaaatgccatagcacagcaagcatggaccctgctcagatcaataccgcaatagtggacattgtaaacacctcgcgcattctcgtgcagtctatgctgaaccgggacctgcaaagccaggcgaggaggcagcggtggctatggcagcgcggcgacgagagtgatgaggacatggacacaaaaTTATcccaaaccacgggcccctgctctttggagatcctgctggtaatggggcaggttctagccattgaacactgattttgggcccaggaaacaagcacagactggtgggaccccatagtgttgcaggtgtgggacgattcccagtgactgtgaaactttcgcatgcgtaagggcactttcatggaactttgtgacttgctttcccctgccctgaaatgccagaataccaagatgagagcagccctcacagtggagaagcgagtggcaatagccctctggaagcttgcaaagccagacagctaccggtcagtcaggaatcaatttggagtgggaaaatctactgtgggggctgctgtgatgcaagtagccaaagcaatcattaagctgctgctacgaaaggttgtgactctgggaaacgtgcaggtcatactggatagctttgctgcaatgggattccctaactgtgggggagcgatagatggaacccatatccctatcttggcaccggagcaccagggcacccagtacataaaccacaaggggtacttttcaatggtgctgcaagcactggtggatcacaagggacgtttcaccaacatccacgtggaatggccaggaagggttcatgacgctcacgtcttcagaagcactgctctgtttaaactgctgcagcaagggaattacttcccagaccagagaacaacagttggggatgttgaaatgcctatagttatcctgggggacccagcctaccctttgatgccatggcttatgaagccatacacaggcagcctggacagtggtcaggagctgttcaactacaggctgagcaagtgcaggatggtggtagaatgtgcatttg of the Gopherus flavomarginatus isolate rGopFla2 chromosome 1, rGopFla2.mat.asm, whole genome shotgun sequence genome contains:
- the LOC127054830 gene encoding uncharacterized protein LOC127054830 isoform X2, with protein sequence MRKGTFMELCDLLSPALKCQNTKMRAALTVEKRVAIALWKLAKPDSYRSVRNQFGVGKSTVGAAVMQVAKAIIKLLLRKVVTLGNVQVILDSFAAMGFPNCGGAIDGTHIPILAPEHQGTQYINHKGYFSMVLQALVDHKGRFTNIHVEWPGRVHDAHVFRSTALFKLLQQGNYFPDQRTTVGDVEMPIVILGDPAYPLMPWLMKPYTGSLDSGQELFNYRLSKCRMVVECAFGCLKARWRTLLTCSNLSQTNVPFVIAACSTISVRVRGRLLWWGRRLRQITWPLIMRSQTPGRLEEHTRKRCASEKL
- the LOC127054830 gene encoding uncharacterized protein LOC127054830 isoform X1, which produces MHKGTFMELCDLLSPALKRQNTKMRAALTVEKRVAIALWKLATPDSYRSVRNQFGVGKSTVGAAVMQVAKAIIKLLLRKVVTLGNVQVILDSFAAMGFPNCGGAIDGTHIPILAPEHQGTQYINHKGYFSMVLQALVDHKGRFTNIHVEWPGRVHDAHVFRSTALFKLLQQGNYFPDQRTTVGDVEMPIVILGDPAYPLMPWLMKPYTGSLDSGQELFNYRLSKCRMVVECAFGCLKARWRTLLTCSNLSQTNVPFVIAACSTISVRVRGRLLWWGRRLRQITWPLIMRSQTPGRLEEHTRKRCASEKL